Within Triticum dicoccoides isolate Atlit2015 ecotype Zavitan chromosome 1B, WEW_v2.0, whole genome shotgun sequence, the genomic segment ctcctccgccgcagctcctcctccatgTCCACCACCACGTCGCCGCCCTCACGCGTCTGGTCCCCCATTCGGCCTTTGCCGCAGCCACGGAGCGTCTTCGCGCCGGGAAGCTCAGCCAAGACGATGCACACCACCTGTTCGACGAATTACTGCGGCAGGCCGCCCTGGTCCCCGGGCGCTCCCTGAACGGCTTCCTCGCCGCCCTCGCGCGTGCTACGTCCTCTGCCGCCTGCATCAGAGATGGTCCCGCCCTCGCCATCGCCCTCTTCAACCGCGTGTGCCGAGAACAAGCCGGCCCGCGGGTGGCGCCTCTCACAGTCCACACCTACGGCATCCTCATGGACTGCTGCTGCCGCGCGTCTCGCCCGGACCTAGGGCTTGCCTTCTTTGGTCGCCTCCTCAGGACGGGCCTCAAGACAAATGAGATCGTCGCTAGCACCTTCCTCAAGTGCCTCTGCTACGCCAATCGTAAGGAAGAGGCTGTCAACGTGCTGCTTCATAGGATGCCCGAGCTTGGCTGTGTGCCTGATGCCTTCTCATACTCCATTGTTCTGAAGAGCTTATGTGACAACAACACGAGTCAGCGGGGGCTGCTCCAGATGATGGCGAAAGAAGGAGGTGGCTGCTCTCCCAACGTGGTGGCATATAGCACGGTCATCCATGGCTTCTTCAAGGAAGGTGAAACGGGCAAGGCATGCAGTCTGTTCCACCAAATGATGCAGCAAGGTGTTGTGCCCAATGTGGTGACGTATAACTCGATTATTGATGCGTTGTGTAAGGCTAGAGCAATGGACAAGGCAGAGCTAGTCCTTCGGCAGATGGTTGCCAATGGTGCTCAACCCAATGAAGTGACATATACTTGCATGATCCATGGGTATTCCACATCTGGGAGGTTGAAAGAGGCTGCTAAAATGTTCAGAGAAATGAAAAGCCGGGGTCTTACACCAAATACTGTTACCTGCGGCTCGTTAATGACTTCCCTTTGCAAGCATGGAAGAAGCAAAGAAGCTAGAGAAATATTTGATTCCATGACTGCCAAAGGCCACAAACCTGATATTGTCTCGTACCGTATTTTGCTTCATGGTTATGCCAGTGAAGGATGCTTTGCTGATATGATTGATCTCTGTAATTCAATGGAAAGCAACGGTATTGCAGCCGACTGCCGTGTTTTTACCATATTAATTGATGCCTATGCTAAACGTGGAATGatggatgatgcaatgcacatattTACGGAAATGCAGCAACGAGGTGTGAGTCCAAATGTTGTCACATATTCAACTGTAATATCAGCACTTTCTAGAATGGGTAGGCTGACCGATGCTATGGAAAAATTTAATCAGATGGTTGCCTTGGGAGTACAGCCGAACATACCTGTTTATTGGTCCCTAATTCAGGGCTTTTGTATGCATGGTGGTTTGGTTAAAGCTAAGGAGTTGGTTTCTCAAATGATAAACAAAGGTATTCCTCGTCCTAACATTGTGTTCTTCAATTCGGTAATAAACGGTATGTGCAAGGAAGGAAGGGTTATGGATGCACATGATATCTTTGACTTGGTTATAGACCTAGGTGGGAGGCCTGATGTTATTACATTTAATTCACTGATTGATGGATATTGCTTGGCCCGCAAGCTGGATAAAGCATTCGGAATGTTTAATTCCATGGAATCAGTTGGTGTTGAGCCTGATATTGTTACGTACAGTACACTTCTTGATGGCTATTTTAAAAATAGAAGGATCAATGATGGTTTGGCTCTGTTTAGAGAAATGCCGCGTAAGAGAATTAAACCTGACATTGTTACATATGGCATCATGTTGGATGGGTTGTTTCGTGCTGGGAGAACTGTTGCTGCAAGGACAATGTTCCATGAGATGATCGAAAGTGGAATAACAGTGGACATCCCCACATATAATATAGTTCTTAGGGGACTTTGTAGAAATAACTGCACAGATGAAGCAATCGCCCTGTTCCAGAAATTAGGTGCAATGAGTATGAAGTTCAATATTGCAATACTCAATACCATGATCAATGCAATGTACAAGGTTCGGAGAAGAGAAGAAGCTAACAATTTGTTTGCTGCAATATCAACCAGTGGGTTGGTGCCCAATCAATCTACTTATGCAGTAATGATAATAAATCTTCTAAAAGATGGAGCAGTGGAACATGCTAGCAATATGTTTTCATCAATGGAAAAAAGTGGTATAGTCCCCAGCTCCCGTCTTATAAATGGTATCATCAGATTGTTGTTGGAGAATGGTGAGATTGCCAAGGCTGGAATTTATTTGTCTAAAGTTGATGGGAATAGCATCTCACTCGAAGCTTCAACTACTTCATTGATGTTGTCTCTATTTTCAAGGAAAGGGAAATATCATGAGGACATGAAATTGCTCCCAGCAAAGTATCAATTTTTTGATGGATGTAGTTGACTTTGCTCTTGATACCAACTCCTCAGGAAATAGTCTAACACAAACTAGTTGGAATTTTAGGGGTAATGACTTCTGATGGCGATTGTGAAGGTATACAATCTTTTTCTAGCTGCTACATGAGATTTTGCAATCTCTATGGAACAGTCAATTTCCTTCATATGAATGCATTTATAGGAATGCCATTCTCAGTGATCTGGTACGTATGCACTGGAGGATTTACTTTCAATTTTTATTGCTCATGCTGAAGTCTCCTATACTATATGCTGCAGTCAATTGCACTGTTGACGCTTGTTGTATACAGGCGAGAAAAGTATTTCCAGTATGATTGTCAATATGGTTTACTTCATTGAAGGTTCAACTATTTTTCCTCATGTAGGTAAAGATATGGCCAAGAATTTTACCTGTGTGAGCTTTCGCTTTAATCTGCAGGTCGGGTGACAGTTGAGAAGGAATCAAAGCATCTGCTTGACGAAAATTTCGTGCTCTCGTACAGTGCGGTGTGCATACCTCTCCAGTTCTGGCTCCCTCAGTTCTTGGTACTACTCTGCAACAGTAATGGCTCCAAGAATTCAGCCTGCAACCTTTACCTTCTCCGTTCATTTCTTGGTCCTCTGCTACCTGACGTGCTATTGCAGATCACAACTGCACTCTCATGGTCACAGGGAGGCGACGCCACCGCTACCGAGTTCAGCTTCTTTTACCTTGTGCTATCTGAAAATAGTTGAAGGCGAACCACTCTTATGTTCTTGCTCAATGTTAGATGAAAAACGTCACTTAGATGTCAATCGAGATTGCAAGGAATTGGGGTGGATTAGAAAGGCTCTGAAAAAGGCTTCATTCTTGTATGTTACTGAAACTTTGGTTGCATAGAAAGCTAGGTTCAGTCGCAGAGCTTTCTAAGCATTCAGCCAAACTCCTGTTTGTATGCAGCCTGTAAAAGTTAAGATTTATCGATTTTTTAGCAGTGTTATATCTAGTCCAGTGCATCCTCCATTTAGTTCTGCCCATGGTTATGCAAGAAATGTTTCTTTGCTGTTATTTGGTGTACTGTTGGTAGTGTTCAGTTGTAATCTGCATTACAATAGCAGTAGTCCCACAACATTTGCATAGGAATAGTTGCAGGAGAAACATGATAGCAGCCAGGTTTCTGTCTAGAccaaaaaaacgtcttatattttgatacggagggagtatttaccaATTAATTGTACATAGGCTGTTCGCTAGTTTTAGAGGTGTAGTAGTAATTCGAATTGTCGCATGTGATGAGATAGCTAgcacatacatgtctctctctctgtctctgtctTTGTGTGTCGTTTTGAGCAAACTAACTCAGGGAGTCCAAGTTTCTGTTATTTATTTTCCTTCACTTGAGTGGTTGCTCTTTATTTTCCTCCACATGATTCTATTCGAGAAAAACTACTACTAATTTAATTTGGCAAAGAGGAACTGTAGGAACAAAACAAGTTATCCttacatacatacagatgtataagcCATTTCCTGATCACCATGAAACCAGACAACTAACACTCAACATTAATCCAGCATATAATATAGTTTCATTTATGTTTTTCATACCATTGTATTTATAGTTTAGAATTAACTATTCTCAGGGACCTCTCTTAATTTCCTTTTCACTTTCACATCCCCCCCTGCAGTTTCTGttcatttttttgtttcttttcttcatTAAAATTCAGAACATTATAACAAGAAAATCAGGAATCAAAATTGAGCGCATCATAAGAAAAAAAAACAGCTAAGCATCAGAGCATATACTGTGTGTGCATTTCTTGCGCGCATTTGCTGGCCAGTTCAGTAAACTTTGCCGAAGCCTGCAAAACATTTATTTTAAAAACATATAGGCCGTCAACACCAAATATTGCAAAGAAACTTAAAGAATGTAGATGTAAGAAAACTGAGCACATGTTTCCCTATGGCTAATCACTCTTGAATTTGGATGATTCAGCCTGTCTTGTGAGTATCCTTGCGCCCATACTTTGTAGCTTCCTCCCcagcagggaaagattcacccctttATAAGGTCCAATTAGTATCTTTACCTCCCATAGTGGAGCTCTTTAAAAGCACCCCATGATTTTTTCTACCAGAACCCATTTTTCTAGTCATTCTCATTTTTGGTATTACCTATAGTGCAAATGAAGGTACATCGTTATGCAGACATAAAACGTTGCACAACCCATGACTTAATATACCCCCTTGCATCTGTAGTTAGTTGGCATGGACGAGAGTGCTTTGCACACTGGACTCCCTCTTCATTTCATTGTCCTCCATTTTCCCTTTCGTTGCTCTGGCTTTCCATCAGATTTTGTATACCTATAGGTTTCTTTGTGTTGGAGATGCCAGCTGGGCAGAGTGAGAGCTTGCCTGCCTATCAATGTTAATATTTTGACTAATCTGAAATGCTGTTAGCCGATGTTGATGCGAATGTATCTGCTAATCTGAAATATTTTCCTCGCATCTTGCATAATGATGTTTATTTGCACTAATCTGAAGTATTTAACTCTGATCTTGCATAAGATGTTTGAGGTCAGGTTGTCGTAAGGATATGACTGGGTCCCCGGAGGGTCCTTTTTGTGGGCAGTTATGCTAAGGTATCATCTGAATATTGCTTTCCtgtttattttttcctaatttGTGTAGCTATTTGAAATTGTATGGTCATAGTCGTGTTCGATTTCTTTTAAGTGTCTTTTCGAAGTAATGTTGATTGCAGACACAAAAGAGACGACATACGTCGTTGGATCGTTATGCCCTCTACTTTCTGACTCTGCTGCTCTATAAGATGAGCAAACTGAGGTTCATTTGTTCATAAAGTAGCATGCCTGGGAGTATCCCGTCCCACTATTTATTTCTATTTGGCAGCCTTTCCTTTCACTGAAGCATCAAAACTAAGCCAACTTTGCCATACTAGAGGCCTTATAAATTTGTTCTAGGTGTATCATAGAGAGACAGTTATAGTGTTTTTCTCTTCCCACTCGACACTTTGGATAATACTCCAAAGCCGATGCGTGGCATGGGCATGTGTGGTTTTGAACAACTGTATTATTCGGTTATGCTGAATCCTTGCGTTGATTTCTTGCAAAGAAAAAGTAATACCTTTTGGAGTAGAAGTATTTTTTAGCGCAACTGTGATACGAGTCTATAGCACACAATGCACGCATGCTCACCCAGAACCATTCCTCTTTCCGCTGCAATTTACACCCGGCTGAATTATTCCTGCAGCAGATGAGCCTTTGGTACAAAGGAAAGCGCACACACCGTTACAACGAGCCTTTTTCCCTTGCAGGGGAGAAAGTTCTACCTTGAGGACACAAAAATCAGAGCATGCTCCTTCGGTCCAGTTCAGCCCATCTCTATGCTTTCCATATAATAAGATCATTTTGGATGCAGTACCTATGTTCTGTGTGGTGTGTGCCCAAGCTTTTACTACTTAAAAAGGGAATTAATTAGGTTTGTTATGTGGGACTATATAAATGCATCTGTCGCCGGAAATTTTCAGTACTACAAATGTGGAATACATAGCAGCAGTGTATGGAGTATATAATATAATACCACCTATGTAGTTTATGCACCAGTTTTTAGATACCATACACAAAAAAGGTAAATACTCATGTATATGTGCAAATACAAATCCATATTTGAAATATTATGTGACCTTGGTTTCTATTAATGGGAATTGAAGAAGGCAGCCTCTCTTTAATAATAATAAATTTAGTAATATTTGAGATATATACTACCAAGTATTAGTGTATGAGACATGAATGTATCTACACCCCGGTTGTATGATatatttttagtttgtcacaaaaaAAATTATGTATCTTTATACTTACTAGATTGTTTACATAAAACTGGGAAAAGGAGTATATTGTCAAGACAAGTGTTTCAACAAACATATGTATTTTACTAGGTTTGTCTCTGTTGGCACTAAAATTTGAAGtgctttctactccctccgttccaaaatgtaagacgtttttttggcACTAtgattgggacggagggagtagtatggagCCAGCCAGTGACTTGACAATCAAAATATCCAACTAACCTTGCATTGCATGATTACCagtaaacaaaaataaaaatggtGCCTGGTTTTATGAGACTGACTAACCCATATTACCCATTAGCTTGCCACCAATTACAAGACGAAATCAACTGAAACAACATGGAAGATTGGAGCGGAAGGACAAAATAGTTTTCCCCTGAAGAAACTTGGAAGTTGCTCAGAATCAGAATGCTATCATCATCAACAGGACAGCCGCACATGCTTGTGTCCATGTCCACCAACCCTATCAAGCACAAGAACAAGCACAAACACAAGGAGACACATCAGCAGGTGACCAAAAGGGAGCAGAGCCTACATGAAGACAGGTCACTCAGAATTTGTTCTTCTTGTTTATGATCACAGGTCACTTGGCACTGATCTCCCCCTTTATGGTTTCATAGTTTTGTATTTTATGGCAACCAGAACAAGCAAGTTGTGTGTATCGACGGTCTACGTCGGTCCAGTGGCATGTTCTTATTATGTATCATCTCTGTTCTGAATTATGAGaagttttagatatttcaatatggactaggaCTGACATCAGTGAACAACACACTAAAACGCGTCTATGTACATCCGATTCaggaaaagttagaacatcttatatattTTCAAAGTACCATGGTTATGATGTCTTGCATTACAGAAACATAGTTTTGGATCAAGCAATGACATGCTCCTTTATGCCATGATATTACCTTGGGCTATCAAAAGGCATGAGCAAGCATGCATGATGCAACCTTTTCAACTTGCCTGCACTTTTACCAGGAAAACTTTGCAAACTAGTCCAAAATGGAGCTTTTTCAGTTCAGAAAGGAATCGATGCAAAGCGCGGACAATGGAAATTAACTGGAGCAAAAAGAAGAGCGCTCACCACGTTCGccgttgcggacgccgagatgctgTAGTAGCCGCTGTTCTGcggccccccgccgccgccgccggtaatGCTTCCGGTGCCGGATGAGGTGGTGGCGTTGTCCTTGGGCAGGCGGTAGGCGAGCTCGTACACCGGCGTGCCGTCGGGCTTGAAGAGGCCGTAGTTGCGCTCCGACGAGGGGCCAGGCTTCATGTTCTCGTTGAAGAGCGCGAACATGTAGACGCGCAGCGCCCCGTCCGGCCGCAGCGGCGTGCCCTTGCCCTCGCCCACCAGCCGCATCACGTTGCCGTTGTACCTTGCGGCGTTCCGCGGCGTCGCGCCGGTCTCGTTGCCGTCGCCGGCCGACGGCCACCCGGTCTCCGACACGCGCACCTCCACCGCGCGCGCCGCCGCGCGGTTGGCCGCCGCGATCGCGTGGTACACGGCATCCACCTGGGCCACCAGCATGTTGGGGTAGCGCAGCCCGGAGGACGGGTCCGGGACGCCGCCGTGGCCGGGCTCGAGCAGGGCGTACTCGAGCTCCACGCCGGCGGGGTCCTCGGCATAGGCGAAGTAGGGGTAGGCGTTGACGAGGAACGGCGAGCCGGTGCGGGCGTGGAAGTCGAGGATCGGGCAGAGGACCGGGAGGAGGTCCTTGCGGAAGTAGGCCGACGAGGGCGGGTAGGAGGTGGCGAGCACGCCGAGGTTGTGCGCGGTGGTGACCGCGACCTGCCTGTCGAGGCCGAGCTGCGCGAGCGCGTCGTGGATGCACTGCATGGCCGGGAGCAGCGACGGCGAGAGCGTGGAGCTGTTGGCGCCCGTGAGCACCTCGTTGCCGACAGTGAGGACGGCAATCTTGGTTGCCGGGAGCGCCGGCTGGATGACGGAACGGACCCAGGAGAAGGCGCCGGAGGgggtggagacggcggcgaggcactCGTCGGGGACGCCGACGACGAGCTCCACGCCCGTGTTGGCGAAGGAGCGGAGGGTGGCCGGGTCGGCGTCGTAGAGGCGGACGCGGCCGACGCCCAGGCCGGCGAGGAGCTGCAGGGCCGAGGTCGTCGGCGGGAGGTTGTTTCCCACCCGGCCGTAGTTGATGCCCAGCAACGCCGACGGCGTCGCCTCGGGCGCGGCCGGTAGAAGGAGCACGAGCAGGAGGAGCAGGAGCGGCATTGTCTTGTCACGGCAATGTGTGCTGCGCGCGCCGGACGGCCGGAGTGAGTGAGCTGGAGGGGTTTGGCTtggagtggctggagcgttggggtTTGGGGGCTCACCTGGGCGAGTGCTCTGTCCTACCGTTGTACAAAGGCGGCTAGAAATCAACCggatgtttttatttttatttttgagaaATCATTTGCCTAGCCAGCCGTCTGATCTGGAGGTGTCTAGCCAGCCGTCCGATCTGACGCTGGTGGCCGCTCGATCGCAGCAGACACAACCCATTGTTTTTCCTCCTCTGGTCTTACATCCATCACGCGCATCATCCACCATCTACGTCGTGGTATTTGTGCCGACGACATCGCAACAATGTTGAAATTTGTCACTTCAGTGGTCCACGTGTTTGACAAAAAGCACTTGAGAGAGCCAAATATCGTGGACATAACCAAACTTTTGGCACTTGAAGAAGATGGTTTCTCAGTATGCTCGATTTCATCGATTGCATGCACTAAGAATTGTAGAACCGTTGCTAGGTTTGCAAGGGCAATACCAAAATCATACCGGAGAGCCCACAATCATGCCAGAAGCAGTGGCATCTTTTGACACTCTTTCTTTTACATGTTAGGTCTCACAAcaatatcaacgtgcttcaacaaTCTCCATTATTTGCAAAACTTTGTTATGGTAGGAGTGCAACTATATCATCAATGGGCACAACTAATGGGGTAATACTTGCCGATAGTATCTATTCTCATCGGGCGAAGACTATCTCCGAACCAGAGGGTAACAAGAAAAGTCTCTTTGCCCGCCCAGCCTTTTGTTTGTAGCTCCTCCATTGAGTTACGTTTCTCATTTCTGTATACAAATGCTTATTGTTCGAGTAGTATCATAAGCAGATGATCAGCAGATTAGCTAGCCTGAGAATGGCTCCTTTAGGTCCATCAGTTTTGGGGGGCTTCTTTTTCGGTGGCTCAAAGGCAACAAAGGTGATGTCAATCCCTAATTTACTTCTAACGGTTGCATGTCATGTTATAGAGCAAAAATACTTTTTTACTGCTTCGTCACCATGGACTAATTGTGTTATTTTTTACCCCCTATGCTGAAAAGCAAGTAAAACACGCGCTTTAATGTTTGTTCAaaattatttatttcttcaaattaAATTATGGTGTGTAATAATCTATTTGTAGGAAATGAATAATGTTGATATCTTGGAAGAAAGCTAACATGATAGTTTGTGTTCTCTCTACAAGAACTAGATAGACATGTAATCTCAGAtgcttagttgatgaactttttcgtAATATACATGTGATATTTAGACAAACCCAAATATCCCTTTTCCTTACATGCCGGGTATAATGAGCCTTCTGATTTATTTTGAAGAATGCTATTTGTGACTCAAAGAACAAGCCGTATCGGTGGAGATGGCGAGCATGGATTTGTAGGCGGAGACAGTGGGAGGAATAACAAGAATAAGAAGAAAACTGAGTTGACGGTAGAAAGGTTGAAAATGTCACCTGAAGTGTGTGAACTTCAAGGTGTATGCTCGACATGAATATAacgagcaactagaatatgtgtgcccgtgcaacgcacgggcattcaccTAGTGCATTTCTAAATTTATACTATTTACTTGCACATTTAAACTATGTCTTTCAAGTGTTCAAGTTTGGTTGAAAAAAGGGCAAAAATGCAGACCAAGCAAATTGGGGAGGCAAAATGGGGGATGCCATAGGGCGTTAGTTTTTCACGGACAAATGAGCCATGTCTGCGGACATGAAATATGGGGATGTCATTTGATTTTTGTCCTTGGAGATGTCCTTATCTCTTAAACTCGTACTCCATCCATTCTAAAATACtatgtgatgaagctatgtacctagggtagggtcatggacctgtccaaactaccctttcCAAGGacttctctagaagaaaccacctttcaatcgactcagaagtgtttcactcgacggactcgaagacactcgaccatgaagccaaccactcgacaaccaggagatctaaagtcgctCTGCACACAATCGGccggtcattaagtagcctttatggtcatcatagcatttTATTTGTGGTGTTGCCAGTAACGtccgatcttaatgtaccttaaaccctacataactgagggccggaggggtctggcaaactctatataagccaccccctcctcagtgtaaagggttcgcacccctgtaactcatacacacataatccagtcgaccgcctccgggctctgagacgtagggttgttacttcctccgagaagggctgaactcgtaaacctcttacgtatacaactactccatagctaggatcttgcatctccattcctacccctctacactactgtcagacttagaaccacgacagttggtgcccaccttggggccggtgtcttagcgacttattggagaagttgcgattttccgatctccttcatcatggtttcgggcagagttttggttgagggccgcgagatccgtctcggcgcgctcacgttcatcgccgatgactccgcttggcttcaggaggctccgctcgacatcgacgcgctccctgtccgcggggcgacgcacttccgcgcgtgcgtccgcggtgtcctcctgcggcaaccgtcgacccagtattggtcggcccctatgttgtcctccctccccgtttcccgccggcgcaagcgttccggtcggtcgaggcttcagcggtgggtgaagcacgcgATGGCTCGCCAGTCGGACCCCCCCNNNNNNNNNNNNNNNNNNNNNNNNNNNNNNNNNNNNNNNNNNNNNNNNNNNNNNNNNNNNNNNNNNNNNNNNNNNNNNNNNNNNNNNNNNNNNNNNNNNNNNNNNNNNNNNNNNNNNNNNNNNNNNNNNNNNNNNNNNNNNNNNNNNNNNNNNNNNNNNNNNNNNNNNNNNNNNNNNNNNNNNNNNNNNNNNNNNNNNNNNNNNNNNNNNNNNNNNNNNNNNNNNNNNNNNNNNNNNNNNNNNNNNNNNNNNNNNNNNNNNNNNNNNNNNNNNNNNNNNNNNNNNNNNNNNNNNNNNNNNNNNNNNNNNNNNNNNNNNNNNNNNNNNNNNNNNNNNNNNNNNNNNNNNNNccgatgaatctctctacggcttgttggacctgtcgactggcttcgcagagactgcatccgagtgcgacagcagtgatccagcggcggaggttctgatggtcgatggaccacgcaaTCCTCCCGGCTTTCCCCGCACCGatggaggcgacggcggaggcgatccgtcgcatgcccacgaagagtatctccccgagcccctcacttcgctgcagagggaagaacttcactGCCGAAACATGGATGCGCtgta encodes:
- the LOC119319794 gene encoding glucan endo-1,3-beta-glucosidase 11-like, coding for MPLLLLLLVLLLPAAPEATPSALLGINYGRVGNNLPPTTSALQLLAGLGVGRVRLYDADPATLRSFANTGVELVVGVPDECLAAVSTPSGAFSWVRSVIQPALPATKIAVLTVGNEVLTGANSSTLSPSLLPAMQCIHDALAQLGLDRQVAVTTAHNLGVLATSYPPSSAYFRKDLLPVLCPILDFHARTGSPFLVNAYPYFAYAEDPAGVELEYALLEPGHGGVPDPSSGLRYPNMLVAQVDAVYHAIAAANRAAARAVEVRVSETGWPSAGDGNETGATPRNAARYNGNVMRLVGEGKGTPLRPDGALRVYMFALFNENMKPGPSSERNYGLFKPDGTPVYELAYRLPKDNATTSSGTGSITGGGGGGPQNSGYYSISASATANVGWWTWTQACAAVLLMMIAF